A single region of the Pseudomonas sp. GGS8 genome encodes:
- the dsbD gene encoding protein-disulfide reductase DsbD: MRHFFLLLTLLMSALAQAANNPFDTKPEFLPVDKAFTLASERLESGETQLFWQIADGYYLYQKRLKLDGLAIENTPALPEGESHSDEFFGEQPVYRQGLELKIPATASGQIKVGYQGCADAGLCYPPQTRVIDLGGNATAAMSGEAPDQALASNLQQRAPGWSLLVFFGLGLLLAFTPCSLPMLPILAGMIVGSGATPRRGFVLASSYVICMALVYAAMGVVAVLLGANLQAWLQNPWLLGAFAAVFVVLALPMFGFFELQLPVALRDRLEHASRSRSGGSLIGAGVLGALSGLLVGPCMTAPLAGALLYIAQSGNALHGGLILFTMGIGIGVPLLLLVTVGNRFLPKPGAWMNLLKGVFGFLFLATALLMLRPVLDESLWLGLCGALLLIAAYSAWKQSQGFGRVTHLFGASSLLLGLWGSLLVIGAAGGSDDPYQPLQVYSAGRTGAVAPSAHDAFTTIKEPAALQRELDAAKAQGQWVLLDYYADWCVSCKVMEKQVFGKPQVLEALSDVRLLRLDVTADNAASRELLGRYKVPGPPSLLWLGTDGIERRSQRITGEVDADSFLQRWTTTRDAR, encoded by the coding sequence ATGCGTCATTTTTTTCTGTTGTTGACTCTGTTGATGTCGGCCCTGGCTCAGGCCGCCAATAATCCTTTTGACACCAAACCTGAGTTTCTGCCGGTCGACAAGGCGTTCACTCTCGCCTCCGAACGTCTGGAATCCGGTGAGACCCAGCTGTTCTGGCAAATTGCCGACGGCTATTACCTGTATCAAAAGCGTTTGAAGTTGGACGGGCTCGCCATAGAAAACACTCCGGCATTGCCCGAAGGCGAGTCCCACAGTGACGAGTTTTTCGGCGAGCAACCGGTCTATCGCCAGGGACTGGAGTTGAAAATTCCGGCGACGGCCAGCGGCCAGATCAAGGTCGGTTACCAGGGCTGCGCCGACGCGGGTTTGTGTTACCCGCCGCAGACCCGGGTCATCGACCTCGGTGGCAACGCGACAGCGGCGATGAGCGGCGAAGCACCGGATCAAGCCTTGGCCAGCAACCTGCAGCAGCGGGCGCCAGGCTGGAGTCTGCTGGTATTTTTCGGCCTTGGCCTGCTGCTGGCGTTCACGCCTTGTTCGCTGCCGATGCTGCCGATCCTCGCCGGAATGATTGTCGGCAGCGGCGCCACGCCGCGACGAGGCTTCGTGCTGGCCAGCAGCTATGTGATTTGCATGGCGCTGGTGTACGCAGCGATGGGGGTAGTAGCGGTTTTGTTGGGGGCAAACCTTCAGGCATGGCTGCAGAACCCGTGGCTGCTCGGTGCTTTTGCAGCAGTGTTTGTGGTGCTGGCGCTGCCGATGTTCGGGTTCTTCGAGCTGCAATTGCCAGTGGCGCTTCGTGACCGGCTGGAACATGCTTCGCGCAGCCGCAGCGGTGGCAGTTTGATCGGTGCCGGTGTACTCGGGGCGTTATCCGGCCTGTTGGTTGGCCCGTGCATGACCGCGCCGCTGGCGGGCGCCCTGCTCTACATTGCGCAAAGCGGCAATGCGCTGCACGGCGGGCTGATTCTATTCACCATGGGCATTGGCATTGGCGTGCCGCTGTTGCTGCTGGTGACCGTTGGCAATCGCTTCCTGCCCAAACCCGGCGCGTGGATGAACCTGCTCAAGGGCGTGTTCGGCTTCCTGTTCCTCGCCACGGCTTTGCTGATGCTGCGTCCGGTGCTGGATGAATCGCTATGGCTCGGTTTGTGCGGTGCCTTGCTGTTGATCGCCGCCTACAGCGCCTGGAAGCAGTCGCAAGGGTTTGGCCGAGTTACCCACCTGTTCGGCGCCAGTTCGCTGCTGTTGGGTCTATGGGGCAGTCTGTTGGTGATCGGTGCGGCGGGGGGCAGTGATGATCCGTATCAGCCGTTGCAGGTGTACAGCGCCGGCCGTACCGGCGCTGTCGCACCGAGCGCTCATGATGCATTCACTACGATCAAGGAGCCCGCTGCCTTGCAACGTGAGCTCGACGCAGCCAAGGCTCAAGGCCAGTGGGTGCTGCTGGACTACTACGCCGACTGGTGCGTGTCGTGCAAAGTCATGGAAAAACAGGTCTTCGGCAAACCCCAGGTGCTGGAGGCGCTCAGCGATGTGCGCTTGCTACGGCTGGACGTCACCGCCGACAATGCCGCCAGCCGTGAACTGCTCGGCCGTTATAAAGTGCCGGGGCCACCCAGCCTGTTGTGGCTTGGCACCGACGGCATCGAGCGCCGCAGCCAGCGCATCACCGGCGAGGTCGATGCCGACTCTTTCCTGCAACGCTGGACCACCACCCGAGATGCTCGTTAA
- a CDS encoding TlpA disulfide reductase family protein: protein MLTFTLGTFAIALNHLLLISALALATFVGWRVAKRGGENPESVLFSLFLLGMLAARVGFVVAYWAQYRNDPWQIIDLRDGGFLAWPGVVVLLLAALYRGWRRPGLRRPLGFGVASGLAFWLLATLSLSIYEQGTRLPQITLRNAAGQTIQLSDYQGGPLVINLWATWCPPCRREMPVLENAQQQRPDLTFLFVNQTESMQSVATFLETQGLSLTNVLFDGSGRLSQAVGSMALPTTLFYSPDGYLLGSHLGELSEASLARALESFDTPNPATSATPSRKLPCSASATC from the coding sequence ATGCTGACCTTTACCCTCGGCACCTTTGCCATCGCGCTTAACCATTTGCTGCTGATCAGTGCCCTGGCGCTGGCGACGTTTGTCGGCTGGCGGGTGGCCAAGCGTGGCGGCGAGAACCCGGAATCGGTGCTGTTCAGCCTGTTTCTGCTGGGCATGCTGGCGGCCAGGGTCGGCTTCGTGGTCGCCTACTGGGCGCAGTATCGCAACGATCCGTGGCAGATCATCGACCTGCGCGACGGCGGTTTTCTCGCCTGGCCGGGGGTGGTGGTGCTCTTGCTGGCTGCGTTGTACCGAGGCTGGCGTCGACCGGGCCTGCGTCGGCCGCTGGGCTTCGGCGTAGCCAGCGGTTTGGCATTCTGGCTGCTGGCGACGCTCTCGCTAAGTATTTACGAACAAGGCACGCGCCTGCCGCAAATCACCCTGCGCAATGCCGCTGGCCAGACCATACAACTCAGCGACTACCAGGGCGGCCCGTTGGTCATCAACCTCTGGGCCACCTGGTGCCCGCCGTGCCGCCGGGAAATGCCGGTGCTGGAAAACGCCCAGCAACAGCGCCCGGACCTGACCTTCCTGTTCGTCAACCAGACCGAAAGCATGCAGAGCGTCGCCACCTTCCTTGAAACCCAGGGCCTGAGCCTGACCAACGTGCTGTTCGATGGCAGCGGTCGATTGAGTCAGGCCGTGGGTTCCATGGCATTGCCGACTACGCTGTTCTACAGCCCTGACGGATATCTGCTGGGAAGTCATCTGGGCGAACTCTCTGAAGCCAGCCTGGCCCGCGCCCTGGAAAGCTTCGACACCCCGAACCCGGCCACCTCGGCCACGCCTTCAAGGAAATTGCCATGCTCAGCCTCCGCCACCTGCTGA
- the dsbG gene encoding thiol:disulfide interchange protein DsbG: MLSLRHLLTLTLGAALLHLPSVQAEELPDAIKKIEAKGAKIVGTFDAPDGLRGYAAQYQNRGMTLYLTPDGKHVLLGNLYDADGNDLSSAPLQKLVYAPMAKEVWGKMEASSWIGDGNKDAPRVVYLFSDPNCPYCNMFWEQARPWVQAGKVQLRHIMVGIIREDSPGKSAALLAAKDPQKALEEHEKSGKGSSLKALKDVPPAVQAKLAANMKLMEDLELAATPAIFYMDDKGQLQQQQGAPSPDKLLKILGPK, encoded by the coding sequence ATGCTCAGCCTCCGCCACCTGCTGACACTGACCCTGGGTGCTGCCCTGCTGCATTTGCCGTCGGTACAGGCCGAAGAACTGCCTGACGCGATCAAGAAGATCGAAGCCAAGGGCGCCAAAATCGTCGGCACCTTCGACGCGCCCGATGGCCTGCGCGGTTACGCGGCGCAGTACCAGAACCGCGGCATGACGCTGTACCTGACCCCGGACGGCAAACACGTGCTGCTCGGCAATCTGTACGACGCCGACGGCAATGACCTGAGCAGCGCGCCGTTGCAGAAACTGGTCTACGCGCCGATGGCCAAGGAAGTCTGGGGCAAGATGGAAGCGAGCAGCTGGATCGGTGACGGCAATAAAGACGCACCGCGGGTCGTCTACCTGTTCAGCGACCCGAATTGCCCGTATTGCAACATGTTCTGGGAACAGGCACGGCCGTGGGTCCAGGCCGGCAAGGTGCAGCTGCGGCACATCATGGTCGGCATCATTCGCGAAGACAGCCCCGGCAAATCCGCCGCGCTGCTGGCCGCCAAGGACCCGCAGAAAGCCCTGGAAGAACACGAAAAATCCGGCAAGGGCAGTTCGCTCAAGGCATTGAAAGACGTGCCACCGGCGGTTCAGGCGAAACTGGCGGCGAACATGAAGTTGATGGAAGACCTGGAATTGGCCGCCACCCCGGCGATTTTCTACATGGATGACAAGGGCCAGCTGCAACAACAGCAAGGTGCGCCGTCGCCGGACAAGTTGCTGAAGATTCTCGGACCGAAGTAA
- a CDS encoding alpha/beta fold hydrolase, whose product MPFVTVDGQALHYIDQGTGPAVLLAGSYLWDQAMWAPQIVALSQHYRVIALDLWGHGESGRMPEGMTSLNDVARQALALLDHLGIDRVTLVGLSVGGMWGVRLALSAPQRLNGLVLMDTYVGVEPEPTRQYYFSLFKQIEDSGEISPQLLDIIVPIFFRPGIDPQSALYQEFHAKLAALPADRLRESIVPMGRITFGRDDLLPRLPQLNPETTLLMCGDQDKPRPPSETREMAELIGCPYVLVPEAGHISNLENPQFVSEALLAFLAQRN is encoded by the coding sequence ATGCCCTTCGTAACGGTTGATGGACAAGCGCTTCACTACATAGATCAAGGCACAGGCCCGGCGGTATTGCTGGCCGGCAGTTACCTGTGGGACCAAGCCATGTGGGCACCGCAGATTGTGGCCCTGTCGCAGCACTATCGGGTCATTGCCCTGGACCTGTGGGGCCATGGTGAATCCGGGCGGATGCCCGAGGGCATGACGTCGCTGAATGACGTGGCGCGTCAGGCACTGGCATTGCTCGATCACCTGGGCATCGATCGCGTCACGCTGGTCGGTCTTTCAGTCGGTGGCATGTGGGGCGTTCGCCTGGCGCTGTCGGCGCCGCAGCGGCTCAACGGGCTGGTGCTGATGGACACCTACGTCGGTGTTGAACCGGAACCGACCCGCCAATACTATTTTTCGCTGTTCAAGCAGATCGAAGACAGCGGTGAAATCTCGCCGCAACTGCTCGACATTATTGTGCCGATCTTCTTCCGGCCGGGCATCGATCCGCAGTCGGCGCTGTATCAGGAATTCCACGCCAAACTGGCGGCGCTGCCAGCCGACCGTCTGCGTGAAAGCATTGTGCCGATGGGGCGAATTACCTTTGGGCGTGATGATCTATTGCCGCGCCTGCCTCAGCTGAACCCTGAAACTACGCTGTTGATGTGCGGCGACCAGGACAAACCGCGGCCGCCGTCGGAAACCAGAGAGATGGCCGAGTTGATCGGTTGTCCGTATGTGCTGGTGCCGGAGGCGGGGCATATCTCCAATCTGGAGAATCCGCAGTTTGTGAGTGAGGCGTTGCTGGCATTTCTAGCCCAGAGAAATTAG